From a single Salvelinus namaycush isolate Seneca unplaced genomic scaffold, SaNama_1.0 Scaffold956, whole genome shotgun sequence genomic region:
- the LOC120043553 gene encoding interferon a3-like, which translates to MAVLKWLSICLTLFCQGTAASTPCNWTQFRLGKLNDVSIDLLSVMGGLFPLKCAEENVELFPEDVYKNTEGEDVSVVALEAMRYVDQLYNNSLTSVTWNKKKLKLFQNVIYRQVQNLELCVVGGVWKSSGDGGSVTLKTYFNKLNTVLKDKEHSACAWEIVRKEIRENLVQFKKFIDSRVKP; encoded by the exons ATGGCTGTATTGAAATGGTTAAGCATTTGCCTGACTCTGTTCTGCCAAGGCACAGCAGCATCAACACCTTGCAACTGGACGCAGTTTAGGTTGGGGAAGCTGAACGACGTGAGCATAGACCTGCTCTCAGTTATG GGTGGACTCTTTCCACTTAAGTGTGCAGAAGAAAACGTCGAACTGTTTCCAGAGGATGTTTACAAGAACACAGAG GGTGAGGACGTCTCTGTGGTTGCATTAGAGGCTATGCGATATGTGGACCAATTATATAACAACAGTCTGACGTCTGTCACGTGGAACAAAAAAAAACTTAAACTGTTCCAAAACGTCATATATCGTCAAGTTCAAAACTTAGAGTTATGT GTCGTAGGTGGTGTTTGGAAATCCTCTGGAGATGGAGGGTCGGTTACTCTGAAAACATATTTCAACAAGCTGAACACCGTCTTGAAAGACAAG GAACACAGCGCATGCGCATGGGAGATTGTGCGAAAGGAGATTCGCGAAAACTtggtgcagttcaagaaattcATTGACAGCAGAGTCAAGCCGTGA